Proteins from one Scyliorhinus canicula chromosome 6, sScyCan1.1, whole genome shotgun sequence genomic window:
- the LOC119967531 gene encoding tudor domain-containing protein 6-like isoform X1, with amino-acid sequence MELPVCEEKHWKETAEGAVHRGRVPMCSTAGLPPTGVCLAFRVTRVDPPRPGSVLVRLWGRFQQRERQPEYQRLHSDIQSWAKAARLVGGGAGCSVPAPPLETNERCLVDMGGEWHRARVLSRVGDDYTVFTLDEGRALPVRARSLDRGKKDFFHLPPEVVCCILANLVPAPGAACGNSNAAEEEDEREDVEQEKAPEDGEEGGKPRGGAASWAPAAISFFRALQGRTLETLVEAVLPNRLVLVEVARVSRQLCELGLARAIDRGAFRLMVEMATSRPCGAAAAACGASFRKERAPAPLVGGEAASSLGLPPPPPSEAGYSLNYFYPLLQVDETVTVRVTHVRYPDRFFCQLRCHCPELERLHDSMHRYYDNSRAAEAPRRLGSPCAAKSADGRWYRALIQQTLADGVLEVFYVDYGDREVVPARVVRKLSPGYFKMPVVTYPFALRDASDYGRGWSARHVELLKSLILRRVLQAKVEFYNSVENVYYVTLYQEDGCTVNSAFSAQAESLMSGYSEEVRLRADGQKLKALQCGGDYLIGDRRTEALAAKPKDRISLLKNANLKLNAFYDVLVEFVKDPSEFWIRTMETASEFEKLMNSIAKKYGSLSRNEGLVKKPEPGLLCCAKFKADNLFYRAVITEILDGHFRVFFIDYGNMEVVDWHDVKALLPEYRKLPALAVKCSLADLAPKEGTWNRDAVTYFEKAVFEKHLVVHVLEKEMDKYLIELLDVEDEGEPSVNKLILLAGYADRKEFKVSNFNSKNLDLLGNLHISHSSEEIVHTYGRSKKDNLEQRPVTPEKNKPFTEYCGTPTVGLIDSLTTLFSSQGEFEGNDKTEMLESVITESPYKQEYLKVGSTVDVQVSYIDEPGDFWCQMTKNTHELKILMSKIQEYYNMHEDNFQPGQSACIVRYSEDGKWYRALILGKVTVTEVDVLYIDYGNRERVPMSDLRLIKPEFLLFKGQAFRCSLYNIIQPMGPDPFMWNEDSIAAFQEFIDNALSLYMELKCTVYALTVVEGKGLCNVVDLNTPFQSACQLLIERGLAKFVGSPSILSPSVSLYTYYYSTHDVKIGSEEEMYVSHVASPTKFYCLLGRNLGILDKLADKVNKLSSKMQGYTFSQGVDPICLAKYTDNRWYRALAWPIQDRIRVSFVDYGNKLDIDKDDLLPIPNSAKDVKFLPMQAIKCGLSDIPVDLSLDIIIWFKKAVMDKPLKAVVVAKETDGKLIVELYDGNMQINAKIKEQLCLQNTSETKTNGSAGRQKNKNEKSCTPYMAKSEHEPLPLKRRIAEDQGDNREAEKITVSTCKPDRWKNRTEFISQTEEAGLKKFVHNKICTKNTKEPSDLKSSMVIVDHKLDDNWVESPNGKKVNLATPWPKLTDLPLMTLNGGFKSVVSVSHVINPSHFFVQLLQNEDNVTMMEEKLNACNTNDRKVGSFEIGDVVCAEFPEDGSRYRAVVTQICDNLASVEYIDYGNTATVDASKVFALSKDFLKVQRLSVPCFLAGFQDSIFRESSEEALSKFIKRTNKTRITCEFMQQRGQLWEVHLYDDQGSIADLFNNFAFRSGIQYSHQSTEYPVIDIRPASKFNAYVFAVKSPQQFWCQFKTTSDGIFIESLDLQSKVDLNPKAGNLCMAKRKAHNNWATCEIVQNISDGIVVVHLLREDIKEEVNSIDIKDVTPAFALTYECKLHGLFPIDGNSWSNEAIELFKTLVLYQAVTVKIIDISEDNVLEIAVHDCLDNVRNRLIASGFIIEKLNVCVSDTPSYGRYIKKLPLVGQTIEGYITAAESPCYFWCQYSSPEVQMLSKRMQEVGVLGVTNRELLSDISVGDSCICKYCEDGQWYRAEVKKVHGGILSLQYVDYGNEDDVGIQQVKKMPKELLKIPTQSFPCCLSGYDLANGSWKDGAVDALLNLSDQLLKVTVVKDECKNSSLPSLLHVQIEYVDGIINDIVRNFWNPHSDKYDESSEISIKNSLSTDQLTPVMSSPDGLNLEDELLTQALTLNITTCSEIPNTENIVTSCKLHNEEWMRLKSPAIIGLEENTESTINLPSIQQSPVMDVIDNEVHILITSKTLESAALSSISTEDTVVVDSFEDAVSSGSDEGIFTTQTCMDQYSLSDQIEDGGHKEVQGSMKTSEFLQSSVQTIDLYEEIFKCQQDQPFTEEIGDGDDSLTRILISHDEDDDYYEEQNFSEAQVNSSETEEQFETVTSPALNICPEEDENKILPCATTRSGVMNKELQIAITERDAEQEENIPLKDTFAGMEKGSPLLILQANYDINCVEVRNENEHQSSGSNNPNLSTDVSLKEIVGSEVHCENEDGQMLHSHVAKKAVDSVALDKEQLIHGASIKVTDGLLPSTKSEVAFLNHLMDQNPKHHQLMSFAALSASEKLNKFENLSNINVETNSCITVEGTSTTESMDSLQ; translated from the coding sequence ATGGAGCTGCCTGTTTGTGAAGAGAAACACTGGAAGGAGACGGCTGAAGGAGCCGTGCATCGCGGTCGCGTCCCCATGTGCTCCACCGCCGGGCTGCCGCCCACGGGCGTCTGCCTCGCTTTCCGGGTGACCCGGGTGGACCCTCCCCGGCCCGGCTCCGTGCTGGTCAGGCTGTGGGGCCGCTTCCAACAGCGGGAAAGGCAACCCGAGTACCAGAGGCTGCACAGCGACATACAGAGCTGGGCCAAGGCGGcccggctggtcggcggcggagCTGGGTGCAGCGTGCCGGCCCCTCCCCTGGAGACCAACGAGCGATGTCTGGTGGACATGGGCGGCGAGTGGCACCGGGCCCGGGTGCTGAGCCGCGTCGGCGACGACTACACCGTCTTCACCCTGGACGAAGGGCGGGCGCTGCCGGTCCGAGCCCGCAGCCTGGACCGAGGTAAGAAGGACTTTTTCCACCTGCCGCCCGAGGTGGTCTGCTGCATCTTGGCCAACCTGGTGCCGGCGCCCGGAGCCGCCTGCGGCAACAGCAACGCcgccgaggaggaggacgagcgGGAGGACGTGGAGCAAGAGAAGGCGCCGGAGGACGGTGAGGAAGGTGGCAAGCCGCGGGGCGGCGCGGCCTCCTGGGCGCCGGCGGCCATCTCCTTCTTCCGCGCCCTGCAGGGGCGCACCCTGGAGACGCTGGTGGAGGCCGTGCTGCCCAACCGCCTGGTGTTGGTGGAGGTAGCCCGGGTGTCGCGGCAGCTGTGCGAGCTGGGCCTGGCCAGGGCTATCGACCGGGGCGCCTTCCGGCTCATGGTGGAGATGGCCACCTCCCGGCCCTGcggcgccgccgccgccgcctgcGGCGCCTCCTTCAGGAAGGAGCGGGCCCCTGCGCCACTGGTTGGGGGCGAAGCGGCCTCCAGCCTGGGCTTGCCGCCACCCCCGCCCAGCGAGGCGGGCTACAGCCTCAACTACTTCTACCCGCTGCTGCAGGTGGACGAGACGGTGACGGTGCGGGTCACCCACGTGCGCTACCCGGATCGCTTCTTCTGCCAACTGCGGTGCCACTGCCCGGAGCTCGAGCGGCTGCACGACAGCATGCACCGTTACTATGACAACAGCCGCGCGGCCGAGGCTCCGCGCAGGCTCGGCTCGCCCTGCGCCGCCAAGAGCGCCGACGGCCGCTGGTACCGCGCGCTCATCCAACAGACGCTGGCCGACGGCGTGCTCGAGGTCTTCTACGTCGATTACGGCGATCGCGAGGTGGTGCCGGCCCGCGTCGTCCGCAAGCTCAGCCCCGGCTACTTCAAGATGCCCGTCGTCACCTACCCCTTCGCACTGCGCGACGCCTCCGACTACGGCCGCGGCTGGTCGGCGCGCCACGTTGAGCTGCTCAAGTCGCTGATCCTGCGCCGGGTGCTGCAGGCCAAGGTGGAGTTCTACAACTCGGTGGAGAACGTCTACTACGTGACCCTGTACCAGGAGGACGGCTGCACCGTCAACTCGGCTTTCAGCGCCCAGGCCGAGAGCCTGATGTCGGGTTACAGCGAGGAGGTCCGACTGAGGGCGGATGGGCAGAAGCTCAAAGCGCTTCAGTGCGGCGGCGACTACCTGATCGGGGACCGGCGGACCGAAGCGCTCGCCGCCAAACCCAAAGATCGCATCTCACTGCTGAAGAACGCAAATCTGAAATTGAATGCATTTTATGATGTCCTCGTTGAATTTGTGAAAGATCCTTCAGAGTTTTGGATCCGAACTATGGAGACGGCTAGCGAATTTGAAAAACTCATGAACAGCATTGCCAAAAAATATGGAAGCTTGAGTCGAAACGAAGGATTAGTAAAGAAACCCGAACCCGGGTTGTTATGCTGTGCTAAATTCAAGGCTGACAACTTATTTTATAGAGCTGTTATTACTGAGATTCTTGATGGCCACTTCAGGGTGTTTTTCATTGATTATGGAAACATGGAAGTCGTGGACTGGCATGATGTAAAGGCATTACTTCCAGAGTATAGAAAATTACCTGCCTTAGCAGTGAAGTGCTCCCTTGCTGACCTTGCCCCAAAAGAAGGGACTTGGAATAGAGATGCTGTTACCTATTTTGAAAAGGCAGTTTTTGAAAAACATCTTGTTGTTCATGTTTTAGAGAAGGAGATGGACAAATACTTGATCGAACTGCTAGACGTGGAAGATGAAGGAGAACCCAGTGTGAATAAGTTGATCTTGCTGGCAGGTTATGCTGATCGCAAAGAATTTAAAGTCTCAAATTTCAATTCAAAAAATTTGGATTTATTGGGCAATTTACATATTTCACATTCATCTGAAGAAATTGTTCACACCTATGGCAGAAGCAAAAAAGACAACCTGGAGCAAAGGCCAGTGACTcctgaaaaaaataaaccatttaCAGAGTACTGCGGCACTCCAACAGTGGGCTTAATTGATTCTCTGACCACGTTGTTTTCTAGTCAGGGAGAATTTGAAGGTAATGataaaacagaaatgctggaatcTGTAATTACGGAGTCTCCATATAAGCAAGAATATCTTAAAGTGggaagcacagtggatgtacaaGTTTCTTACATTGATGAACCTGGTGATTTTTGGTGTCAAATGACTAAAAATACACATGAATTGAAGATACTAATGAGTAAAATACAGGAATATTATAATATGCATGAAGATAATTTTCAGCCTGGTCAATCTGCGTGTATTGTAAGGTACTCCGAAGATGGAAAGTGGTACAGAGCATTGATCCTTGGAAAAGTGACTGTGACGGAGGTGGATGTATTGTACATCGATTatggaaatagagagagagtgcCCATGAGTGACCTGCGTCTAATAAAACCAGAGTTTCTTCTTTTCAAAGGTCAGGCATTTAGGTGCAGTCTTTATAACATAATTCAGCCCATGGGTCCTGACCCATTTATGTGGAATGAAGATTCAATTGCTGCATTCCAGGAATTTATTGACAATGCCTTAAGTTTATATATGGAACTAAAATGCACAGTGTACGCATTAACTGTTGTGGAAGGCAAAGGTCTGTGTAATGTTGTGGATTTGAATACCCCCTTTCAGAGTGCTTGCCAGTTACTTATCGAGCGAGGATTAGCCAAATTTGTAGGATCACCTAGTATCCTTTCCCCATCAGTAAGCCTTTATACCTATTACTATTCGACTCATGATGTGAAAATTGGTAGTGAAGAAGAGATGTATGTGAGCCATGTTGCAAGCCCAACAAAATTCTACTGTCTGCTTGGGAGAAACTTGGGTATTCTAGATAAACTTGCAGACAAGGTTAATAAACTGTCTTCTAAGATGCAGGGCTACACTTTTTCACAGGGTGTAGATCCCATCTGTCTTGCAAAATATACCGATAACCGATGGTACCGTGCTTTGGCGTGGCCCATACAAGATCGAATTCGGGTCTCTTTTGTGGACTATGGCAATAAATTAGATATTGATAAAGATGATTTACTTCCAATACCCAACAGTGCAAAAGATGTTAAATTTCTACCTATGCAAGCAATTAAATGTGGATTGTCTGATATACCAGTTGACTTATCCCTGGACATTATTATCTGGTTTAAAAAAGCTGTTATGGATAAGCCTTTAAAAGCTGTAGTTGTAGCAAAAGAGACTGATGGAAAGCTGATTGTTGAACTATATGATGGGAACATGCAAATAAATGCGAAGATTAAAGAACAGCTATGCTTGCAGAATACCagtgaaacaaaaacaaatggaAGTGCGGGAagacaaaaaaacaaaaatgagaaATCGTGCACCCCTTATATGGCAAAGAGTGAACACGAGCCATTGCCTCTCAAAAGGCGTATAGCTGAGGACCAAGGTGATAATCGTGAAGCTGAGAAGATAACTGTATCTACTTGCAAACCGGATAGGTGGAAGAATAGAACAGAGTTTATTTCACAGACCGAAGAGGCTGGGCTGAAGAAATTTGTTCACAACAAAATATGTACAAAGAATACAAAAGAACCTTCAGATTTAAAATCCAGTATGGTAATTGTAGATCATAAATTGGATGACAATTGGGTTGAAAGCCCTAATGGAAAAAAAGTGAACTTAGCTACACCGTGGCCTAAGCTAACAGACCTCCCTCTGATGACATTGAATGGTGGATTTAAAAGTGTTGTATCTGTTTCACATGTTATAAACCCATCACACTTTTTTGTTCAGCTTCTTCAAAATGAAGATAACGTAACTATGATGGAAGAAAAATTGAATGCATGTAATACAAATGACAGAAAAGTTGGAAGCTTTGAGATAGGTGATGTTGTCTGTGCAGAATTTCCTGAAGATGGTTCTCGGTACAGAGCTGTTGTAACTCAAATTTGTGACAATTTGGCTTCTGTGGAATATATAGATTATGGTAATACTGCAACAGTGGATGCGTCAAAAGTTTTTGCTCTTTCTAAAGATTTCTTAAAAGTCCAACGCCTTAGCGTACCATGCTTTCTTGCAGGATTTCAGGATTCCATTTTCAGAGAAAGCAGTGAGGAAGCGCTATCTAAATTCATAAAGAGAACAAATAAAACCAGAATAACGTGTGAATTTATGCAACAGCGTGGACAACTGTGGGAGGTTCATCTTTATGATGACCAGGGATCAATTGCCGATTTATTTAATAACTTTGCTTTTAGAAGTGGCATTCAATATTCTCACCAATCAACTGAATATCCTGTAATTGATATAAGACCTGCTTCAAAGTTCAATGCATATGTCTTTGCAGTAAAGTCTCCTCAGCAGTTTTGGTGTCAGTTTAAAACTACAAGTGATGGCATTTTTATTGAATCACTTGATTTACAGTCGAAAGTAGATTTGAATCCCAAAGCTGGCAATCTGTGTATGGCGAAAAGAAAAGCCCATAATAACTGGGCTACATGTGAAATTGTGCAAAATATTTCTGATGGAATTGTTGTGGTACATCTTTTGAGGGAAGACATCAAGGAAGAGGTAAACAGCATAGATATAAAAGACGTAACTCCCGCATTTGCATTAACTTATGAATGTAAGTTGCATGGCTTGTTTCCAATTGATGGAAATAGCTGGTCTAATGAAGCTATTGAGCTCTTTAAAACTTTGGTTTTATACCAAGCCGTAACTGTAAAAATAATTGATATTTCTGAGGATAATGTACTGGAAATAGCTGTACATGACTGTTTGGATAACGTGAGAAACAGACTAATTGCTTCAGGATTCATCATTGAAAAGCTGAATGTATGTGTATCTGATACACCCAGTTATGGACGATACATCAAGAAACTTCCTTTAGTGGGACAGACCATTGAAGGGTACATCACTGCAGCAGAAAGTCCTTGTTATTTCTGGTGTCAGTATTCGTCCCCAGAAGTTCAAATGCTATCCAAAAGAATGCAAGAAGTTGGAGTACTTGGCGTTACCAACAGGGAATTATTATCTGACATTTCAGTTGGTGACAGTTGTATTTGTAAATATTGTGAAGATGGGCAGTGGTACAGAGCTGAAGTGAAAAAAGTGCATGGAGGCATACTTTCTCTTCAATATGTTGACTATGGGAATGAAGATGATGTTGGAATACAACAAGTTAAAAAGATGCCCAAAGAGTTACTGAAGATTCCTACACAGTCTTTTCCATGTTGCCTTTCAGGATATGATTTAGCTAATGGTTCTTGGAAAGATGGTGCTGTGGATGCTCTCCTTAATCTTTCAGATCAGTTATTAAAAGTTACTGTAGTAAAAGATGAATGTAAAAACAGCAGTTTACCATCTTTATTGCATGTCCAAATTGAGTATGTTGATGGTATAATCAATGATATAGTGAGAAACTTTTGGAATCCGCATTCTGATAAATATGATGAAAGCAGTGAGATATCGATTAAAAATTCATTAAGTACTGATCAGTTAACTCCTGTAATGTCTAGCCCTGATGGTTTAAATCTAGAAGATGAACTATTGACGCAGGCTTTAACATTAAACATAACAACTTGTTCTGAAATACCGAATACAGAAAACATTGTCACTTCGTGTAAATTGCATAATGAGGAATGGATGCGTCTTAAAAGTCCAGCTATAATTGGATTAGAAGAAAATACAGAAAGCACGATTAACCTTCCGAGTATTCAACAGTCTCCAGTAATGGATGTTATAGATAATGAAGTACATATACTAATTACTTCGAAGACCCTTGAATCTGCTGCATTGTCTTCAATTTCCACTGAAGACACTGTTGTGGTTGACAGTTTTGAAGATGCTGTGTCTTCAGGCTCAGATGAAGGAATTTTTACAACACAGACTTGTATGGATCAATACTCTTTAAGTGACCAGATCGAAGATGGAGGTCACAAAGAAGTTCAAGGGTCAATGAAAACAAGTGAATTTTTACAGAGCTCTGTGCAAACTATTGATTTGTATGAAGAGATTTTTAAATGCCAACAGGATCAGCCTTTTACAGAGGAGATTGGTGATGGTGATGATTCCTTGACCCGTATTCTCATCTCCCATGACGAGGATGATGACTACTATGAAGAGCAAAACTTCTCAGAAGCCCAGGTGAACAGCAGTGAAACAGAGGAACAGTTTGAGACAG